A stretch of Myxococcus hansupus DNA encodes these proteins:
- a CDS encoding NADH-quinone oxidoreductase subunit K, with the protein MEMFLSITVGVLFAAGLYCLMLHSVVRLALGLVLLGSATNLLLFTVNGLQRGFAPLVPEGEQALSAPFADPVPQAFILTAIVINFGLLALLLVLVHRAAQETGTDDTRALRTELKDSEQ; encoded by the coding sequence ATGGAGATGTTCCTCTCGATCACCGTGGGCGTGCTCTTCGCGGCGGGGCTCTACTGCCTGATGCTCCACAGCGTGGTGCGGCTGGCGCTGGGGCTCGTGCTGCTGGGCAGCGCCACCAACCTGCTGCTGTTCACCGTCAACGGGCTTCAGCGAGGCTTCGCGCCCCTGGTGCCCGAGGGGGAGCAGGCGCTCTCCGCGCCCTTCGCGGACCCCGTCCCGCAGGCGTTCATCCTCACCGCCATCGTCATCAACTTCGGTCTGCTCGCCCTGCTCCTCGTGCTGGTGCACCGGGCGGCCCAGGAGACCGGGACCGACGACACGCGCGCGCTGCGCACCGAGCTGAAGGACTCTGAACAATGA
- a CDS encoding cytochrome c oxidase subunit 3 produces MPHEGGARPVAPGASHFGDESSRQDAAHLGMWIFIATEVLLFAVLFTAYAFYRLTYPEVFQQGPAHMDVFLGTLNTFVLVSSSILVALAVDAVRGGKEFVSAALLALTVVMGIAFLSIKAAEYAKHVRDGALPGAWYAYEAFAAPGANLYFTLYWVMTGVHAVHVLVGVGVLVTLMLRTLSGELGARFHTPLELGGMYWHLVDVVWLFLWPLLYLA; encoded by the coding sequence ATGCCGCATGAAGGAGGCGCGCGGCCGGTGGCGCCCGGCGCCAGCCACTTCGGGGACGAGTCCTCCCGGCAGGATGCCGCGCACCTGGGCATGTGGATCTTCATCGCCACCGAGGTGCTGCTGTTCGCGGTGCTCTTCACGGCCTATGCGTTCTACCGGCTGACGTATCCGGAGGTGTTCCAGCAGGGCCCGGCGCACATGGACGTGTTCCTGGGCACGCTGAACACCTTCGTCCTGGTGTCGAGCAGCATCCTGGTCGCGCTGGCCGTGGACGCCGTTCGCGGCGGAAAGGAGTTCGTCAGCGCGGCGCTGCTCGCGCTGACGGTGGTGATGGGCATCGCCTTCCTGTCCATCAAGGCGGCGGAGTACGCGAAGCACGTTCGCGACGGCGCGCTTCCGGGCGCCTGGTACGCGTATGAGGCCTTCGCCGCGCCCGGCGCGAACCTCTACTTCACGCTGTATTGGGTGATGACCGGCGTCCACGCCGTGCATGTGCTGGTGGGGGTGGGCGTGCTCGTCACATTGATGCTGCGGACGCTGTCGGGAGAGCTCGGGGCCCGGTTCCATACGCCCCTGGAGCTGGGCGGCATGTACTGGCACCTGGTGGACGTCGTCTGGCTGTTCCTCTGGCCCCTGCTGTACCTGGCGTGA
- a CDS encoding 4Fe-4S dicluster domain-containing protein, whose protein sequence is MGQKGFFTDTTVCIGCKACEVACKQWNQLPDDGFHFTGMSYDQTGALGASTWRHVAFVERPVPMPGVSTAIADFSWLMMSDVCKHCQRAGCLEACPTGAIIRTEFDTVYVQPDVCNGCGYCVAACPFGVVSRREDDGRAWKCTLCYDRLGEGMTPACAKACPTESIVFGDLEVLHARAEARVESLHARGLTDAYLYGKDAVNQPGTGGLNAFFLLVDRPEVYNLPPDPVVPTMKARESWTAVAVGALGMAAAALGAVWLGKERRG, encoded by the coding sequence ATGGGACAGAAGGGCTTCTTCACCGACACGACCGTCTGCATCGGCTGCAAGGCCTGCGAGGTCGCGTGCAAACAGTGGAACCAACTGCCCGACGACGGCTTCCACTTCACGGGCATGTCCTACGACCAGACGGGCGCGCTGGGCGCGTCCACCTGGCGGCACGTGGCCTTCGTCGAGCGGCCGGTGCCGATGCCCGGCGTGTCCACGGCCATCGCGGACTTCTCGTGGCTGATGATGTCGGACGTGTGCAAGCACTGCCAGCGCGCGGGCTGCCTGGAGGCCTGCCCCACGGGCGCCATCATCCGCACCGAGTTCGACACCGTCTACGTGCAACCCGACGTGTGCAACGGCTGCGGATACTGCGTGGCGGCCTGCCCTTTCGGCGTCGTGTCGCGCCGGGAGGACGACGGCCGGGCCTGGAAATGCACGCTCTGTTACGACCGGCTCGGCGAAGGCATGACGCCCGCTTGCGCGAAGGCGTGTCCCACCGAGTCCATCGTGTTCGGGGACCTGGAGGTCCTGCACGCGCGCGCGGAGGCTCGCGTGGAGAGCCTGCACGCGCGTGGCCTGACGGACGCGTACCTGTACGGCAAGGACGCGGTGAACCAGCCCGGCACGGGAGGACTCAACGCCTTCTTCCTGCTGGTGGACCGGCCCGAGGTCTACAACCTACCGCCCGACCCCGTGGTGCCCACGATGAAGGCCCGCGAGTCCTGGACCGCCGTGGCCGTGGGCGCGCTGGGCATGGCGGCGGCGGCGCTGGGCGCGGTGTGGCTCGGCAAGGAGCGGCGCGGATGA
- a CDS encoding Na(+)/H(+) antiporter subunit B, giving the protein MSPVVMHTVARMMAPVLLLVSLVLAVRGHDIPGGGFVGGLMAATAFALQMVAFGRPAARKQLRVHPTRLAAAGLLVALASGIPAMLGGREFLSGLWGQLPLPWSDSLKLGTPQLFDVGVYLAVLGTAMAFILGMGRGEDTTAPDSRA; this is encoded by the coding sequence ATGAGTCCCGTGGTGATGCACACCGTGGCGCGGATGATGGCGCCGGTGCTGCTGCTCGTCTCCCTGGTGCTGGCCGTGCGCGGCCACGACATCCCCGGCGGGGGCTTCGTCGGAGGCCTCATGGCGGCCACCGCGTTCGCCTTGCAGATGGTGGCGTTCGGCCGTCCCGCCGCGCGCAAGCAGTTGCGAGTGCATCCCACGCGGCTCGCGGCGGCGGGGCTCCTGGTGGCGCTGGCCAGTGGCATCCCCGCGATGCTGGGGGGCCGCGAGTTCCTGTCGGGCCTCTGGGGCCAGCTTCCCCTGCCCTGGTCGGACAGCTTGAAGCTGGGCACGCCGCAGCTCTTCGACGTGGGCGTGTACCTGGCGGTGTTGGGCACGGCGATGGCGTTCATCCTGGGCATGGGCCGGGGTGAGGACACGACCGCTCCGGACTCGAGGGCCTAG
- the nrfD gene encoding NrfD/PsrC family molybdoenzyme membrane anchor subunit: MTRPGEPTETLLDTLQRKRDGRNVDPAMGVLSGEGAQQRVKTLERAPGLRPSSDGDASSEAPSYYGLPVLKEPVWIASVPMYLYVGGVAGATSVLGLAADLVGGRRLRGLGRRCVWLGTAGDLVSAGLLIHDLGRPERFLNMLRVFRPTSPMSIGSWVLAASGAFNTLALVLGHRRGLTGTLGRAAGASAALLGLPLSGYTAVLLTNTAVPLWQSMHRSLPLFFMASATAASGALMSLLPHARHEAPVLRAFRVAGKVAELATRVAVERDAARVPEVIRPLREGLPAALWKASKLCAGAGLLLDVLPRRTRGMATAANVLTTVGAVAARFAIFHAGKVSSRNPQATFQAQRQGLGAAEVTGHTAASDGKPLKFPLPVVR, translated from the coding sequence ATGACTCGGCCTGGAGAGCCCACGGAGACGCTGCTGGACACGCTCCAGCGCAAGCGCGACGGACGCAACGTGGACCCCGCCATGGGAGTGCTCAGCGGCGAGGGTGCCCAGCAACGGGTGAAGACGCTGGAGCGCGCGCCGGGCCTCCGCCCTTCCAGTGACGGGGACGCTTCTTCCGAGGCCCCGAGCTACTACGGGCTCCCCGTCCTCAAGGAGCCTGTGTGGATTGCGTCGGTGCCCATGTACCTCTACGTGGGCGGCGTCGCGGGTGCCACGAGCGTGCTGGGCCTCGCGGCGGACCTGGTGGGAGGACGCCGGCTGCGAGGGCTCGGGCGCCGCTGCGTGTGGTTGGGCACGGCGGGCGACCTGGTGAGCGCGGGGCTGCTCATCCATGACCTGGGTCGGCCGGAGCGCTTCCTCAACATGCTGCGCGTCTTCCGGCCCACGTCGCCGATGAGCATCGGCTCTTGGGTATTGGCCGCATCGGGGGCCTTCAACACCCTGGCGCTGGTGCTGGGCCACCGCCGGGGTCTGACAGGGACGCTGGGCCGTGCCGCTGGCGCGAGCGCCGCGCTGCTGGGGCTGCCGCTGTCCGGCTACACGGCGGTGCTGCTCACGAATACAGCCGTGCCGCTGTGGCAGTCCATGCACCGCTCGCTGCCCCTCTTCTTCATGGCTTCGGCGACGGCGGCCTCTGGCGCGCTGATGTCGCTGCTACCGCACGCACGCCACGAAGCGCCGGTGCTCCGCGCCTTCCGGGTCGCGGGCAAGGTGGCGGAGCTGGCGACGCGGGTGGCGGTGGAACGTGATGCCGCGCGCGTCCCCGAGGTCATCAGACCGCTGCGGGAAGGACTCCCAGCCGCGCTGTGGAAGGCGTCGAAGCTCTGCGCGGGCGCGGGGCTGCTGCTGGATGTGTTGCCCCGGCGCACCCGCGGGATGGCCACGGCGGCGAACGTCCTGACGACGGTGGGCGCGGTGGCGGCACGCTTCGCCATCTTCCATGCGGGCAAGGTCTCCTCCCGCAATCCGCAGGCGACCTTCCAGGCCCAGCGCCAGGGCCTCGGCGCGGCGGAGGTCACCGGCCACACGGCGGCGTCGGACGGCAAGCCGTTGAAGTTCCCGCTGCCCGTGGTGCGATGA
- a CDS encoding proton-conducting transporter membrane subunit — MTSATLLSLPIILCLGAAAAGQLIPSRAWPRRWLALMTMMAVTVVGAMLLVTVRRDGVQAAQMGGWAAPFGITLVADLLSALLVLVSGVMGLTVVSYSAATLPASREAGAYYPLVLVLVGGVCGAFLTGDLFNLFVWIEVMLGASFVLLALEARQEQLEASIKYMSLSLMGSVVLLCAVGLLYGVAGTLNLADLSVVIPDSDQPRLLTAVSMFFLVAFALKAGAFPLFFWLPASYHTPPAAVTTLFSALLTKVGVYALARIFTLVFTRDTQLTSTLLLVIGGLTMVTGVLGAVAQYDMRRLLSFHIISQIGYLIAALGLLTRGALTALIAFLLHYIFAKSALFLVSGATARVTRTYDLHQMGNLYRTQPLLAALFFVPALSLAGVPPFSGFFAKLAVIQAALRAENWAIAGTAVVVGLLTLFSMMKIWREAFWKAPPENQPQEPSRPLSLGDGVLGPCMAMTTFMVVLGVGAEPLMELADAAAGQLLDPGEYVQAVMGGRP; from the coding sequence ATGACCTCGGCCACGCTGCTCAGCCTGCCCATCATCCTGTGCCTGGGCGCCGCCGCGGCGGGGCAGCTCATCCCGTCACGCGCGTGGCCCCGGCGGTGGCTGGCGCTGATGACCATGATGGCCGTCACCGTCGTGGGGGCGATGCTGCTGGTCACCGTCCGCCGAGACGGTGTGCAGGCGGCGCAGATGGGCGGCTGGGCGGCGCCCTTCGGCATCACCCTGGTGGCCGACCTGCTCAGCGCGCTGTTGGTGCTGGTCTCCGGCGTGATGGGCCTGACGGTGGTCTCCTATTCGGCGGCCACGCTGCCCGCCTCCCGGGAGGCCGGGGCCTACTATCCGCTGGTCCTGGTGCTGGTGGGCGGTGTGTGTGGCGCGTTCCTCACCGGGGACCTCTTCAACCTCTTCGTGTGGATCGAGGTCATGCTCGGCGCCTCGTTCGTGCTGCTCGCGCTGGAGGCGCGTCAGGAGCAGCTCGAGGCGTCCATCAAGTACATGTCCCTGAGCCTGATGGGCTCGGTGGTGCTGCTGTGCGCGGTGGGCCTGCTCTACGGCGTCGCGGGGACGCTGAACCTGGCGGACCTGTCCGTGGTGATTCCGGATTCGGACCAGCCCAGGCTGCTGACCGCCGTGTCCATGTTCTTCCTGGTGGCCTTCGCGCTGAAGGCCGGGGCCTTTCCGCTCTTCTTCTGGCTGCCGGCCTCGTACCACACGCCCCCCGCGGCGGTGACGACGCTCTTCTCCGCGCTGCTGACCAAGGTGGGCGTCTACGCCCTGGCGCGCATCTTCACCCTGGTCTTCACCCGGGACACGCAGCTCACCAGCACCCTGCTGCTGGTCATCGGCGGGCTCACCATGGTGACGGGCGTGCTGGGCGCCGTGGCGCAGTACGACATGCGACGGCTGCTGTCGTTCCACATCATCAGCCAGATTGGCTACCTCATCGCGGCGCTGGGGCTGCTCACGCGCGGCGCGCTGACGGCGCTCATCGCCTTCCTCCTCCATTACATCTTCGCGAAGTCGGCGCTCTTCCTGGTGAGCGGGGCCACCGCGCGCGTCACGCGCACCTACGACCTGCACCAGATGGGCAACCTGTACCGGACACAGCCCCTGCTGGCGGCGCTCTTCTTCGTCCCCGCCTTGTCGCTCGCGGGCGTGCCGCCCTTCTCCGGGTTCTTCGCCAAGCTGGCCGTCATCCAGGCCGCGCTGCGAGCGGAGAACTGGGCCATCGCCGGCACGGCGGTCGTCGTGGGCCTGCTGACCCTGTTCTCGATGATGAAGATCTGGCGCGAGGCCTTCTGGAAGGCGCCGCCGGAGAACCAGCCGCAGGAGCCCAGCCGTCCGTTGAGCCTGGGTGACGGCGTGCTGGGACCGTGCATGGCCATGACGACGTTCATGGTCGTCCTGGGGGTGGGCGCCGAGCCGCTGATGGAGCTGGCGGACGCCGCGGCGGGCCAGCTCCTCGACCCCGGCGAGTACGTACAGGCGGTGATGGGAGGACGCCCATGA
- a CDS encoding monovalent cation/H+ antiporter complex subunit F has product MSTWLQVITQGALGAISIAMLFSLHRLVRGPSLTDRVVALDLFSLQTAAVITVYALWVGQPELVDVALVLAVIGSMGTIVIARYLYSARRGQR; this is encoded by the coding sequence ATGAGCACCTGGCTTCAAGTCATCACCCAGGGGGCCCTGGGCGCGATCTCCATCGCGATGCTGTTCTCGTTGCACCGGCTGGTCCGCGGCCCCTCGTTGACGGACCGGGTGGTGGCCCTGGATTTGTTCTCGCTCCAGACGGCGGCGGTCATCACCGTCTACGCCCTGTGGGTGGGCCAGCCCGAGCTGGTGGACGTGGCGCTGGTGCTGGCCGTCATCGGCTCGATGGGCACCATCGTCATCGCTCGGTATCTGTACAGCGCACGAAGGGGGCAGCGATGA
- a CDS encoding zinc-binding dehydrogenase: MRATVMYGAGDVRVEHVPDAKLQLPTDAVVRVLRACICGSDLHPYHQMAPSREGTPMGHEFLGVVEELGASVSGLRKGDVVIAPFAYSDNTCEFCREGLHTSCRNGGFWASGGVGGAQAEAVRVPQAQGTLVKVAVGEDSALLPSLLTLSDVYGTGYHAAFKAGVTPRTTVTVIGDGAVGLMAVLSARQFGAERIILMGRHQRRTDLGREYGATDVVAERGPEGIARVLDLTRGDGTHVVIEAVGYPDAYDMAVGVVRPGGVISRVGVPQYDNAPVGFGSLFGPNITLTGGPAPARAYIERLLPGVLEGKVHPGKVFDRTVSLDEVPAGYRAMDKREALKVLVRP, translated from the coding sequence ATGCGAGCGACAGTGATGTACGGCGCTGGCGACGTGCGCGTGGAGCACGTCCCCGACGCGAAGTTGCAGCTTCCCACGGACGCCGTCGTGCGCGTACTTCGGGCATGCATCTGCGGAAGTGACCTCCACCCGTACCACCAGATGGCACCCTCGCGGGAGGGGACGCCCATGGGGCATGAGTTCCTCGGCGTGGTCGAGGAGCTGGGGGCCTCGGTGTCGGGCCTTCGGAAGGGGGATGTCGTCATCGCGCCGTTCGCCTACTCGGACAACACCTGCGAGTTCTGCCGCGAGGGGCTGCACACGTCATGTCGGAATGGCGGCTTCTGGGCCTCGGGCGGGGTTGGCGGAGCGCAGGCCGAGGCGGTGCGCGTGCCACAGGCGCAAGGCACGCTCGTCAAGGTGGCCGTGGGGGAGGACTCGGCGCTGCTGCCGTCGCTCCTGACGCTGTCCGATGTCTACGGCACCGGTTACCACGCCGCGTTCAAGGCCGGCGTGACTCCGCGAACGACGGTCACCGTGATTGGTGATGGCGCGGTGGGCCTCATGGCCGTGTTGTCGGCGCGGCAGTTCGGCGCGGAGCGAATCATCCTGATGGGGCGCCATCAGCGGCGCACGGACCTGGGGCGTGAGTACGGGGCCACCGACGTGGTCGCCGAGCGCGGACCGGAAGGCATCGCCCGGGTGCTGGACCTGACTCGCGGCGATGGGACCCACGTGGTCATCGAAGCCGTCGGCTACCCGGACGCCTATGACATGGCCGTGGGCGTCGTCCGGCCGGGGGGCGTCATCAGCCGCGTTGGGGTGCCTCAGTACGACAATGCCCCCGTGGGGTTCGGCAGCTTGTTCGGCCCCAACATCACACTCACGGGAGGCCCGGCGCCCGCCCGCGCGTACATCGAGCGGCTGCTCCCCGGCGTGCTGGAGGGGAAGGTCCATCCCGGCAAGGTCTTCGACCGGACGGTCAGCCTCGACGAGGTTCCCGCCGGGTATCGGGCCATGGACAAGCGCGAGGCGCTCAAGGTGCTCGTCCGTCCTTGA
- a CDS encoding cytochrome C oxidase subunit IV family protein gives MRDGGRHGVGQVLGVGVALLGLAALSFLLSRAHLGAWAVPVALSIALGKAALIACFYMHLTERPGGPRLVVGTAGVFVVILIGLVLAEAAARVWPTLPPGPFPVSRLPGQEREGPPRVAPPWQRLP, from the coding sequence ATGCGCGACGGAGGCCGTCACGGTGTGGGCCAGGTGTTGGGGGTGGGCGTGGCCTTGCTGGGGCTCGCCGCGCTGTCCTTCCTGCTGTCCCGGGCGCACCTGGGCGCGTGGGCCGTGCCGGTGGCCCTGAGCATCGCGCTGGGGAAGGCGGCGCTGATTGCCTGCTTCTACATGCACCTGACGGAGCGGCCCGGCGGCCCCCGGCTCGTCGTGGGCACCGCGGGGGTGTTCGTCGTCATCTTGATAGGGCTGGTGCTGGCGGAGGCCGCGGCGCGAGTCTGGCCAACGTTGCCACCGGGGCCGTTCCCCGTGTCCCGGCTGCCGGGGCAGGAGCGGGAGGGGCCTCCTCGCGTGGCTCCGCCTTGGCAACGGCTGCCCTGA
- the mbhE gene encoding hydrogen gas-evolving membrane-bound hydrogenase subunit E: MALSIVFSVPFIAAALAVLLTRLGRAGAGWVLALFPAGLAVWFSAQVPAVVSGEVRAVSVKWIPYLGIDFALRLDGLALLMALLITGLGTLVVIYAGRYLVHHEVLGRFYGWLLLFMGGMLGIVLSDNSILLFICWEVTTFSSFILIGFEHKEDAARESAQRALLITALGGQSLLVGLLLMGDVAGTLSISQTIASSETVRASPRYLAILLLVLGGAFTKSAQMPFHTWLPGAMTAPTPVSAYLHSATMVKAGVFLLARMAPVLGGTPPWETVLTVVGTVTMVLGALLALGHTDLKLVLAYATVSVLGALVMLLGQGTAEAIQAMVAFLTAHALYKGTLFLVAGSVDHETGTRDLTHLSGLRKHLPLTAAAGAAAALSMMGVPPLFGFVGKELIYEACLKGPGGWPLALAAMVGFGGMVAAAMRVGVQPFTGRTFRADKPEAEVHEAPPSMWLGPAVLAGLGLVLGLVPWVLQPLLATAAVDIGGSQAADLELTLWHGVTPALGLSAASLALGGGLFALQKPLLRGLQSLNLSRHGPEQFYQETLSALIKLSSNVTRLIQNGSLHQYIVVTMATFGGLLGLAVVLRLGTWPQGVSRAILPHEVVVLVGILVAAVLAVVSKSALTSILALGALGLAEALLYVFFAAPDLAMTQVVVQTLTVILFALVFSRFPVQPHEHRFRWWTAVLPLTVGGLITWTLLHVASVPTHRKLADFYASQSVPGGKGLNIVNVILVDFRALDTLGETAVLATSGLGVYLLFRTRSQRKKRQV; encoded by the coding sequence ATGGCTCTGAGCATTGTCTTCTCCGTTCCCTTCATCGCCGCCGCGTTGGCCGTGCTGCTCACGCGGCTGGGCCGTGCAGGGGCCGGCTGGGTGCTTGCCCTGTTTCCCGCGGGGCTGGCTGTGTGGTTCAGCGCGCAGGTCCCAGCGGTGGTCAGTGGAGAGGTGCGCGCGGTCAGCGTGAAGTGGATCCCCTACCTGGGCATCGACTTCGCGCTTCGGCTGGACGGCCTGGCCCTGTTGATGGCGTTGCTCATCACCGGCCTGGGCACGCTCGTGGTCATCTACGCGGGCCGTTATCTGGTGCATCACGAGGTGCTGGGCCGCTTCTACGGCTGGCTGCTCCTGTTCATGGGCGGGATGCTGGGCATCGTCCTGTCGGACAACTCGATCCTGCTCTTCATCTGCTGGGAGGTGACGACGTTCAGCTCGTTCATCCTCATCGGGTTCGAGCACAAGGAGGACGCGGCCCGCGAATCCGCACAGCGCGCCCTGCTGATAACCGCGCTGGGGGGACAGTCCCTGCTGGTGGGCCTGCTGTTGATGGGGGACGTGGCGGGGACGCTGTCGATTTCCCAGACCATCGCCTCCTCGGAGACGGTGCGCGCCAGCCCGCGCTACCTGGCCATCCTGCTGTTGGTGCTGGGTGGGGCCTTCACCAAGTCCGCGCAGATGCCGTTCCACACCTGGCTGCCGGGTGCGATGACGGCGCCGACACCGGTGAGCGCGTACCTCCACTCCGCGACGATGGTGAAGGCCGGCGTGTTCCTGCTGGCCCGCATGGCACCGGTGCTGGGCGGCACGCCGCCCTGGGAAACCGTCCTGACCGTGGTGGGCACGGTGACCATGGTGCTGGGCGCGCTCCTGGCGCTGGGCCACACCGACCTCAAGCTGGTGCTCGCCTACGCGACGGTGAGCGTCCTGGGCGCGCTGGTGATGCTGCTGGGCCAGGGCACGGCGGAGGCCATCCAGGCCATGGTCGCGTTCCTCACCGCCCATGCGCTCTACAAAGGCACCCTCTTCCTGGTCGCGGGCTCCGTCGACCACGAGACGGGAACGCGCGACCTGACGCACCTGAGCGGGCTGCGCAAGCACCTGCCGTTGACGGCCGCCGCCGGTGCCGCCGCCGCGCTGTCGATGATGGGCGTGCCGCCGCTCTTCGGCTTCGTGGGCAAGGAACTCATCTATGAAGCCTGCTTGAAGGGCCCTGGCGGATGGCCGCTGGCGCTCGCGGCCATGGTGGGCTTCGGCGGCATGGTGGCCGCGGCGATGCGGGTCGGCGTGCAACCCTTCACGGGCCGGACCTTCCGCGCGGACAAGCCCGAAGCCGAGGTCCACGAAGCGCCGCCGTCGATGTGGCTGGGGCCCGCGGTGCTCGCCGGCCTCGGGCTCGTGCTGGGCCTGGTGCCGTGGGTCCTCCAGCCGCTGTTGGCCACGGCCGCCGTGGACATCGGCGGGAGCCAGGCCGCGGACCTCGAGCTGACGCTGTGGCACGGCGTGACACCGGCGCTGGGGCTGAGCGCGGCGAGCCTCGCGCTGGGCGGCGGGCTCTTCGCGCTGCAGAAGCCCCTGCTTCGCGGCTTGCAGTCGCTGAACCTGAGCCGGCACGGGCCGGAGCAGTTCTACCAGGAGACGCTGAGCGCGCTCATCAAGCTGTCCTCCAACGTGACGCGGCTGATCCAGAACGGCTCGCTGCACCAGTACATCGTCGTCACCATGGCCACCTTCGGCGGGCTGCTGGGGCTGGCGGTGGTGCTGCGGTTGGGGACGTGGCCCCAGGGCGTCTCGCGCGCCATCCTGCCGCACGAGGTGGTGGTGCTGGTGGGCATCCTCGTGGCGGCGGTGCTGGCGGTGGTGTCGAAGTCGGCGCTCACGTCCATCCTCGCGCTGGGAGCGTTGGGCCTGGCGGAGGCGCTGCTGTACGTGTTCTTCGCCGCGCCGGACCTGGCGATGACGCAGGTGGTGGTGCAGACGCTCACCGTCATCCTGTTCGCGTTGGTGTTCTCGCGCTTCCCGGTGCAGCCCCATGAGCATCGCTTCCGCTGGTGGACGGCGGTCCTGCCCCTGACGGTGGGCGGGCTCATCACCTGGACGCTCCTGCACGTGGCGTCGGTGCCGACGCACCGGAAGCTGGCGGACTTCTATGCGTCGCAGAGCGTGCCCGGCGGCAAGGGGCTGAACATCGTCAACGTCATCCTGGTGGACTTCCGGGCGCTCGACACCCTGGGAGAGACCGCCGTGCTGGCGACGTCCGGACTGGGTGTCTATCTCCTGTTCCGCACGCGCTCGCAGCGAAAGAAGAGGCAGGTATGA
- the mnhG gene encoding monovalent cation/H(+) antiporter subunit G translates to MKEILTAILLVTGALLMLLAGLGLFRMPDLFLRLQAAAKASSLGVGLLMGAAALGLGDVSVVARAALGVAFVFVMTPVATLLIAQAAFRAGIPLWEKTHQNDLEEHHPAGGPYEPSLGPDGEDWE, encoded by the coding sequence ATGAAGGAGATTCTCACCGCGATACTGCTCGTCACCGGCGCGCTGCTGATGCTCCTCGCGGGGCTGGGCTTGTTCCGGATGCCCGACCTGTTCCTGCGCCTGCAAGCGGCGGCGAAGGCGTCGTCGCTGGGCGTGGGACTCCTCATGGGCGCGGCGGCGCTGGGCCTGGGCGACGTCAGCGTGGTGGCGCGCGCCGCGCTGGGCGTCGCCTTCGTCTTCGTGATGACCCCGGTGGCCACGCTGCTCATCGCCCAGGCGGCGTTCCGCGCGGGCATCCCGCTCTGGGAGAAGACGCACCAGAACGACCTGGAGGAACACCACCCCGCCGGAGGCCCGTACGAGCCGAGCCTCGGGCCGGATGGCGAAGACTGGGAGTAA
- a CDS encoding Na+/H+ antiporter subunit E, whose product MTAFLWNLMLALLWAAMLGAVTAENLITGFVIGFLVLALVDTEHLPSRYATRTWNVVRLVARVGWDVLVANARVSFEIATPKLRTRPAIYRYDMEAETDAEITLLTLIVTFAPGTLGLEVSEDRKSIYVHVMFATTREAFCRELRERVEIPLLRALR is encoded by the coding sequence ATGACGGCCTTTCTCTGGAACCTGATGCTGGCGCTCCTCTGGGCGGCGATGCTGGGCGCCGTCACAGCGGAGAACCTCATCACCGGCTTCGTGATTGGTTTCCTGGTGCTGGCCCTGGTCGATACCGAGCACCTGCCGTCCCGCTACGCGACTCGGACCTGGAACGTGGTGCGGCTGGTGGCCCGGGTGGGCTGGGACGTGCTGGTCGCCAACGCGCGGGTGTCGTTCGAAATCGCCACGCCGAAGCTCCGCACCCGCCCCGCCATCTATCGCTACGACATGGAGGCGGAGACGGACGCGGAGATCACCCTGCTGACGCTCATCGTCACCTTCGCGCCGGGCACGCTGGGGCTGGAGGTGTCGGAGGACCGCAAATCCATCTACGTCCACGTGATGTTCGCCACCACCCGCGAGGCCTTCTGCCGGGAGCTGCGCGAGCGTGTCGAGATTCCCCTGCTGAGGGCCCTGCGATGA